The Pyxidicoccus sp. MSG2 DNA segment GATGAAGGACGGCCGGCTCCCGGACGTGCTCTCCGGGCTCTCCGGCGTGGACGGCGACGAGTCCTGGGTGGTGCGCGAGGCGGGCATGCAGCGCAAGCTGTACGCGGAAGTCGCGCGCAGCCTGGGCGGGCTCACCACGGCGCGCGCGGATGCGCTGCGCGAGGTGCTGTTGCCACATGACCGGCTGGCGGTGCTGCGCAGCACCAACGGCCTGGACACGCCGGTGGCGCGCGGCCTGCGCGAGGCGCTGGCGGACAAGGCGCTGAAGCTGGTGCTGCGCTCGCTCACGGGCCTCACCACGAACGAGGCCTGGGCGCTGCGCGAGAAGGGCGCGCCGCTGACGAAGGAGGCGCTGGACTCGGTGGACGGCCTGGACGACCCGCGCGCGTGGAAGCTGCGCGTGGCGTACGCGAACCGCTGGTCCTCCACGGTGCTGTCGTCGCTCAAGGGCCTGCCGCTCGGGCCACATGCCCGCACGCTCATCGACCGCGTGCTCGAGGCGAACCCCGCCCGGCTGCCAGTGCTGCGCAACGCGTACGCCGTCATCGCCACCGCGCGCGGCCTCGCCACCGCGCCCACGCGTGCGGCCCGCCCCGAGGCGGACGTCACGGCGCGTGCGGAAGTGCAGGGATAGCGGCCCATGGACCCGTTCTCGTCGTTGCTCGAAGGCGCGAAGTCGGAGCTGGGGTCGATACACGCGGGGGCCATGTTCCCCCGCATGCTGGCGGCGACGCTCATCGGCGCGCTGCTGTCGCTGCGGCCCTGGCGGCTCTTGATGAAGCGCTCGCTGCCGAAGGCGGAGATGATTCAGGCGCAGGTGCTGCTGTGCGCCGCGGCGGCGGTGATTACCGCCGTCATCGGAGACAGCGTGGCCAAGGCCTTCGGCCTCGTGGGCCTGGGCGGCTTCGTGCGCTTCCGCTCGGGGCTGAAGGACCCGCGCGACGCGGCCATCCTCTTCCTGATGATTGGCCTGGGCATGGCGTGCGGCCACGGCAGCCTGGGGCTGGCGGGCATGGGCACCCTGTTCGTGGCGGGGCTGCTGTGGGTGCTCGACCTGTTCAACCGCGAGGAGAAGAGCGCGCCGAAGCAGCGGCTGATGCTGTCCGCGCAGGCGGATGACCTGGTGGGCGCGGAGGCCACGCTGCGGCGGGCGCTGGGCGAGCGGAACGTGCTGGTGAAGAGCTGCGCGCTCGACTTCGACGCGCGGCGCGTGGAGCTGGAAGTGGAGGAGCCGGAGCCGGGCTCCCTCGCGGCGGCGATGGGCCGCACCGAGGGGACGCCGTTGAGGGGGCTGCGGTGGACGGCGGTGAGCCCGAAAGGGGCACGGGAGGACATGGTATGACGCGCAGGTGGATGGCCGCGCTCGCGGCGGGCTGGGTGCTGGTGGCGTGTGGTGGCGGGAGCAGCCTGCCTCCGGGACCGGGGGACGACTCGCAGAATCCCCCCATCGGCAACCCGGACGGCAGCATCGACCTGCCCGGTGACGTGGTGAACCCGGACGACAACAACCCGGACGAAACGCCCGCGGAGTCGACCTCGCTGTGGCCCCTGACGACGGGCTCCACGTGGGTCTACGACATCAAGGACCCCGTGCAGGGCGAGTTCAAGAAGACGGTGACGGTGCTGGGCCCGCGCGAGGTGCCGGACACCCAGGGCAAGATGACCGGGGTGCTGGTGCACAGCCGCCAGGACCGCACGCAGAACGGGATGGTCTACGAGGAGTACTCGTGGCAGCTCGAGCTGACCAACGGCCTGGTGGTGCGCCTGCGCGAGGAGGACCACAAGGACGGCGCGCAGATTCGCTCCACCGTCTGGTCTCCGGCCACGGTGAAGTCCGTCGCCCGCGCGCCCGAGTCCCTGCCCTGGTCCTACCAGAGCGCGGTGCAGGAGCAGACGGTGCTGGGCGACGGGACGAAGGAGGACAGCGACCCGACGTACAACTGGCGCGTGGTGGAGAAGGGCCTGACGCTGCAGACGAAGGCGGGCACCTTCACCAACGTCATCAAGGTCCAGCGCGACAAGCTCAACGACGCGGGCGAGGTGAAGGAGGGCAAGGAGCGCACGTACTGGCTCGCGCCCGGCGTGGGCAAGATTCGTGAGGAAGGCGAGCGCACCGAGGAGCTCGTCTCCTACGACGTGAAGAAGTAACGCCCCTCCGGAGAGGCGGCGGACGCGTGAGGGCTCGCTCCGCCGCCTGCCCGTCACACAGTGCTGAGTGGATGAAGGTTGGTGAATGAACGGTTGGGCTTCCGCCCCGAGTTGGTTCGGGAGGAGGCCTCATGCACCGGACGTCCACATCCACCTTCGCGCCCCTGGTGGCGGCGCTGATGCTCGTGACAGGCGTCGCCTGCGCGGGCGTGCTGCCTCGCGACCCGTTCCTCCAGAAGGTGGGGCCGGACACCGCCACGGTGGCGTTCCGCCTCGCGGCCGACTGCTCGCCCACCGTGCGCTACGGCGTGGGGACGGCCGACCAGACGGTCGCCTCCGTGGACAAGGGGCGCATCCACGCGGTGGTGCTGACGGGGCTGAAGCCCGCCACCGAGTACACCTACGTGGTGGACGCCTGCGGCAAGACGACGCCGGCGAAGCACTTCCGCACCGCGCCCGTGCCCGGCACCCGCAACGTGCACTTCACCGCGGTGGGTGACTTCGGCACCGGCGGCACGGACCAGAAGCTGGTGGCCACGGCCATGCTCAAGATGAAGCCGGAGCTGTTCGTGGCGCTGGGCGACAACGCCTACTCGTCCGGTACCGAGTCCGAAATCCAGAACAACCTCTTCACGCCGATGGCGGACCTGCTCGCCGAGGTGCCCCTCTTCGCGTCGCTGGGCAACCACGAGTACGTGACGAACCAGGGGCAGCCGTACCTGGACAACCTCTACCTGCCGTCCAACAACCCGGCGAACAGCGAGCGGTACTACTCGTTCGACTGGGGCCACGTGCACTTCGTGGCGCTCGACTCCAACTGCGCCATCGGCCTGGCGTCGGCGGACCGCTGCGCGCTGGCCGCGCAGAAGACGTGGCTGGAGAAGGACCTGGCCGCCACCACGCAGCCGTGGAAGGTCGTCTTCTTCCACCACCCGCCCTGGTCCAGCGGCGAGCACGGCTCGCAGCTCGCCATGCGCCGCAACTTCGCGCCCATCTTCGAGAAGTACGGCGTGGACCTCGTCCTCACCGGGCATGACCACAACTACGAGCGCAGCAAGCCGATGCAGGGCGACGTCGTGGCGGCCGCGGGCAAGGGCATCCCCTACCTCGTGGTGGGCGGCGGCGGCGCGTCCCTGCGTCCCTTCGCCACGTCCCGGCCGGACTGGAGCCTCATCCGCGACGACCAGGCCCACGGCTTCCTCGACGTGAATGTCGTCGACGGCACCCTCACCGCGAACCTCATCAAGACGGACGGCAAGGTGCTGGACAGCTTCACGCTGAAGAAGGACCTGCCCCCGCTGGAGCAGCCGCCCGCCGGCACGCTGACCGTCACGGTGGAGGGCGAGCGCGGCGTGGCCCCGCACCAGGCGCTCTTCCGCGCCACCCCACCTGTGGCGGGCGCGAAGGTGACGTGGGACTTCGGCGACGGCGGCACGGCCGAGGGCGAGTCGGTGACGCACACCTACGAGAAGGCCGGCCAGTACACGGTGACGGCCACGGCCACACAGGGCACGCAGCCGCTGACGGCCACCGCCGTGGTGCAGGTGACGGCCGCCCCGGGGGACCCGGGTGAGACGCCCGCGGACCCGGAGCCGACGGACCCCGGCACGGACACGCCGGAGGAGGGCCGCCCGGGCCTGCCTGCGAACCCGCCGGACACCACGGACGCGACGAATGCCGGCACGGGTTCCGGGGGTGGCGGTTGCGCCGCGAGCCCCACGGCGACCCTGCTTCCCGCCCTGGGCCTGTTGGTGGCCGGGCTGGCCCGCCGTCGTCGCCGCAAGTAGCAACGTGAACCCCAGTCCCTCGCCCGGAGCACCGGGCGGGGGCTCCACTCCCCTCTGAAACGAGGGGTTCCGCGCCCCTCCGGGGAGACGGCGGCCCGTCCGGGTGGACCGGTGGACTCGAGTCCATCGGACACCCGGTTTTGCTTTCCGGGCTTGTCAACCCGGCCTGGGGAATGCAAAGGCCCATTCCGCCATGGCAATCAAACGCAAGTCCCGCCCGGTCTCCCGGCCGGCCCCGAAGAAGTTCTCCGCCGAAGGGTCCGGGAAGAAGCCCGTGTCCACCGAGCGCCCCAGGCGCTCCGAAGACGCGCGCCGCACCGAGCGCCCGGAGCGTTCCGAGCGCCCCCCACGCAGCGAGCGGTCCGAGCGTCCGCGCAACGCCGAGCGCCCGCGCAACGCCGAGCGATCCGAGCGATCCGAGCGCCCGGAGCGCTCCGAGCGACCGCGCCGCACCGAGGGTTCCGAGCGACCGCGCCGCACCGAGGGTTCCGAGCGTCCGCGTGACACCGAGCGCCCGCGCCGCGCCGAGCAGTCGCGTGGCACCGAGCCGCACGAGCGCTCCGAGCGCCCGGGCCGCTCCGACCGTGGCGAGGGCCCGGGCCGCTCCGAGCGCGCCTGGCGTTCGGACGGCACCGGCCGCTTCGGCCACTCCAAGCGCGCCGACCGTGGCGAGCGCCCGGAGCGCGTCTCCCCCGCCGAGCGCGCCCGGAACCCCGAGCGCTACGAGCGCCCCGTGCGCGAGGACCTCGTCCTCCAGGCGTGCCTCGAGGCCTACGGCGCCGTCCGTCACGAGGGCCGCCTGTCCGACCGCGCCCTCGACTTCGTCCTGCGCCACAAGAAGAACCTCTACTCCAACGAGCGCCGCGCCGTGGCCGAACGCGTCTACGGACTGCTGCGTCGCCAGCGCACGGTGGACTTCCTCCTGTCCCGCGCGCACACGCGCTTCGACGCGCTCGACAAGACGCGCCAGGACGTACTGCGTCTGGCGACTTCGCGCGTGCTCTACGGCGAGCCGCTCGACACCGTGGTGCGCACCAGCTCCCTGGGCCCCGTGGACGCCGCGGCGCTCGGCTCGCTGCCAGAAGCCGCCGCCGTGCTGGAGGCCCTGCCGGAGCGCGAGCGCTTCCCCATCGCCGCCTCGCTGCCGGACTTCCTCGCGGACCTCTTCCGCAAGCAGTTCGGCCGTGACGCCGCCCGCGCCGCCGAGGCGATGAACGAGCGCGCCCCCCTCACCGGCCGCGCCAACCTCCTCAAGGACGACCGCGACGCGCTCGCCAGGCGCCTCAAGGCCGAGGGCGTGGACACCAGCCCCACCCCGCTGTCGCCCATGGGCCTGCACCTGGAGTCGCGCCTCAACGTCTTCGCCCTGGAGAGCTTCCGCGAGGGCTTCCTGGAGCTGCAGGACGAGGGCAGCCAGCTGCTCGGCATGCTGGTGGACGCACCGCCCACGCGCGTGGTGGACGCGTGCGCGGGCGCCGGCGGCAAGACGCTTCAGCTCGCCGCGCAGATGAAGAACCGCGGAGATTTGCACGCGCTGGACGTGGACGAGCGCCGCATGGAGGACCTCAAGAAGCGCGCGCGCCGCGCCGGGGTGCACAACGTGCGCGCCCAGCTCATCCCCCACGAGGGCCCGGAGGCGGACGCCGCCCTGGAGCCACTCAAGGGCAAGGCGGACCGCGTGCTCGTGGACGCGCCGTGCAGCGGCACCGGCACCTTCCGCCGCAAGCCGGACGCGCGCTACCGCCTCACGCCCGAGGACCTGGAGATGCACGTGGGCCGGCAGAAGGCGCTGCTCGCGCGCTTCGCCCTGCTGGTGAAGCCGGGCGGCCGCCTCATCTACGGCACGTGCAGCGTGCTCCACGCGGAGAACGAGGGCGTCATCGAGGACTTCCTGTCCAAGCACCCCGACTTCACCGTGCGCCCGGTGGCGGAGCTGCTGGGCCCGGAGCTGGGACCGAAGGTGGGCCCCGGTCCCTACCTGCGGCTGGCGCCACACACGCACGGCACGGACGGCTTCTTCGGCGCCGTGCTCGTCCGCGCGAAGTAGTCTCGGAGAAGGAGAGAGACACCGGCCATGCCCCCCCACGCCGTCCGCTACCGCGTTTCCATGTCCCGGCCGCACTCGCACCTCCTGGAGGTGGAAGCCACCTTCCCGGAAGGCCCCGACGTGCTCGACGCGATGCTGCCGGTGTGGACGCCCGGCAGCTACCTGGTGCGCGAGTTCGCCCGGCACGTGCAGGACATGTCCGCGTCGGGTCCGGACGGCGCGCCGCTGCCGGTGCGGCGGGTGGACAAGCGCACCTGGCGCGTGCAGGCGGGCGGCCGCGCCATCACCCTGCGCTACCGCGTCTACGCCAACGAGCTCACGGTGCGCACCAGCCACGTGGACGGCACGCACGCCTTCTTCAACGGCGCCTGTGTCTTCCTCTACACGGAGGCCACGCGCGGCCTGGAGCACCACGTCACCGTGGCCGCGCCTCCGGGCTGGCGGACGTTCTGCGCGCTGGGGCAGCGCGAGGACGCCTTCATCGCCACGGACTACGACACGCTGGTGGACAGCCCCTTCGAGGTGGGGCCGCACACGCCGCTCACCTTCACCGCCGCGGGCGTGCCGCACGAAGTCGTCGTGTGGGGCGACACCGTGACGGACGCCGAGCGGCTGTGCTCGGACCTGCAGCGCATCTGCGAGGCCCAGGCGCGCCTGTACGGCGGGCTGCCCGTCCCCCGCTACCTCTTCCTGGTGTACCTGACGGACAAGGGCCGCGGAGGGCTGGAGCACCAGGCCAGCACCGCCCTGCTCTTCCCGCGCGCGGGGCTGTCCAGCTCGCGCGGCTGGGAAGATTTGCTCACGCTGGCCGCGCACGAGTACTTCCACCTGTGGAACATCAAGCGGGTGAAGCCCCGGGCGCTGGTGCCCTTCGACTACTCGCAGGAGAACTACACCTCGCTCTTGTGGGCCTTCGAGGGCTCCACCGCGTACTACGACAACCTCTTCGTGCGCCGCGCGGGGCTGATGTCCGCGCAGCGCTACGTCACCCGCCTGGGCGAGACGCTCACCGCGCTCCACTCCACCCCGGGACGCCGCGTGCAGACGCTGGCCGAGGCGTCGCTGGTGAGCTGGGTGAAGCACTACCGCCCGGACGAGCACTCGCCCAACAGCGCCATCTCCTACTACCTGAAGGGCGAGGTCGTGTCGGCGCTGCTGGACCTCGAAATCCGCCGCGCCACCGGCGACGCGAAGAGCCTGGACGACGTGATGCGCCTGTTGTGGCAGCGCCACGGCGACGGCTCCGGCGTGCCCGAGGACGGAGTGGAGGCGGCGGCGAGCGAGGTGGCCGGCACGGACCTGGCGTCCTTCTTCGACCGGGCGCTGCGCACCACCGAGGAGCTGGACTACTCCGTCTTCTCGCACGTGGGACTGGAGCCCTCCTTCCGGCAGCGCGAGTCCCCCAATGACAAGGGCGGCACCCCGCCCCCCAAGGGCAAGGCCGGCGAGGGCCGGCCGAAGGGCTGGCTGGGCCTCACCACGAAGGGGAACTCCACGGTGGCCCTGGTGCTGGAGGGCTCGCCCGCGCAGGAGGCCGGCCTCTACGTGGAGGACGACGTGGTGGCGCTGGACGGGTGGAAGGTGGACGGCGCGGGCCTGCTCGGCCGGTGCGAGGACCGGCGGCCCGGGGAGACGGTGCGCGTGACGGTGTTCCGCCGGGACAGGCTGCTGGAGGTGCCGGTGGTGCTGGGCCAGAAGCCCACCGAGGCCGTGTGGCTGTCCCGGGTGGAGCGCCCCACGGACGCGCAGAAGGCGGCTTTCCAGGCGTGGCTCGGCGCCCCCTGGGACGAGGCCCCCGGCCCGACATAGGCTGCGGGGCGATGAACGCCCTGCCCCCGGATGCCGTGGACGCGGACTCGCCGCGGCCCTTCTGCCAGCAACACCCGCGCGCCCCCGCCGGCTGGCGCTGTCAGACGTGCCAGGCGGCGCTGTGTCCCGACTGCGCGGTGGGACGGCGCGCGCAGACGGTGGAGCTGGTGGCGTGCGGCCTCTGCGGAGGCGGAGCCCAGCCCATCCTCACCCACCGCCGCCGCGAGCCACTGGCCCGACGGCTGACGCGCGCCTGGCGCTACGTCTTCACCGCGTCCGGGCTCCAGGTGGTGACGGCGGTGAGCCTCGTGCTGGCCGCCCTCGGGTTCTTGCTGGATACGACCGCCCCCTTCCTGAAGGTGCTGCCCCTGGCGCTGTACGGCAGCATGTTCTGGGCCACCTTCTTCATGCTGGTGCGGCGCTCCTCCCTGGGTGACACGGAGCTGGAGACGCCGGAGTTCACCGACTTCTTCAACGACGCAATCATCCCCGGCATCCGCGGGCTGACGGCCTTCGCCGCGGTGTGGATGCCGGCCATCGTCTACACCGCCTTCCTGCGCCCGGGGCACACCGGCTGGTACGGCCTCGGCTTCATCCTGACGGGGGACAACGTC contains these protein-coding regions:
- a CDS encoding M61 family metallopeptidase — protein: MPPHAVRYRVSMSRPHSHLLEVEATFPEGPDVLDAMLPVWTPGSYLVREFARHVQDMSASGPDGAPLPVRRVDKRTWRVQAGGRAITLRYRVYANELTVRTSHVDGTHAFFNGACVFLYTEATRGLEHHVTVAAPPGWRTFCALGQREDAFIATDYDTLVDSPFEVGPHTPLTFTAAGVPHEVVVWGDTVTDAERLCSDLQRICEAQARLYGGLPVPRYLFLVYLTDKGRGGLEHQASTALLFPRAGLSSSRGWEDLLTLAAHEYFHLWNIKRVKPRALVPFDYSQENYTSLLWAFEGSTAYYDNLFVRRAGLMSAQRYVTRLGETLTALHSTPGRRVQTLAEASLVSWVKHYRPDEHSPNSAISYYLKGEVVSALLDLEIRRATGDAKSLDDVMRLLWQRHGDGSGVPEDGVEAAASEVAGTDLASFFDRALRTTEELDYSVFSHVGLEPSFRQRESPNDKGGTPPPKGKAGEGRPKGWLGLTTKGNSTVALVLEGSPAQEAGLYVEDDVVALDGWKVDGAGLLGRCEDRRPGETVRVTVFRRDRLLEVPVVLGQKPTEAVWLSRVERPTDAQKAAFQAWLGAPWDEAPGPT
- a CDS encoding methyltransferase domain-containing protein gives rise to the protein MAIKRKSRPVSRPAPKKFSAEGSGKKPVSTERPRRSEDARRTERPERSERPPRSERSERPRNAERPRNAERSERSERPERSERPRRTEGSERPRRTEGSERPRDTERPRRAEQSRGTEPHERSERPGRSDRGEGPGRSERAWRSDGTGRFGHSKRADRGERPERVSPAERARNPERYERPVREDLVLQACLEAYGAVRHEGRLSDRALDFVLRHKKNLYSNERRAVAERVYGLLRRQRTVDFLLSRAHTRFDALDKTRQDVLRLATSRVLYGEPLDTVVRTSSLGPVDAAALGSLPEAAAVLEALPERERFPIAASLPDFLADLFRKQFGRDAARAAEAMNERAPLTGRANLLKDDRDALARRLKAEGVDTSPTPLSPMGLHLESRLNVFALESFREGFLELQDEGSQLLGMLVDAPPTRVVDACAGAGGKTLQLAAQMKNRGDLHALDVDERRMEDLKKRARRAGVHNVRAQLIPHEGPEADAALEPLKGKADRVLVDAPCSGTGTFRRKPDARYRLTPEDLEMHVGRQKALLARFALLVKPGGRLIYGTCSVLHAENEGVIEDFLSKHPDFTVRPVAELLGPELGPKVGPGPYLRLAPHTHGTDGFFGAVLVRAK
- a CDS encoding DUF4956 domain-containing protein gives rise to the protein MDPFSSLLEGAKSELGSIHAGAMFPRMLAATLIGALLSLRPWRLLMKRSLPKAEMIQAQVLLCAAAAVITAVIGDSVAKAFGLVGLGGFVRFRSGLKDPRDAAILFLMIGLGMACGHGSLGLAGMGTLFVAGLLWVLDLFNREEKSAPKQRLMLSAQADDLVGAEATLRRALGERNVLVKSCALDFDARRVELEVEEPEPGSLAAAMGRTEGTPLRGLRWTAVSPKGAREDMV
- a CDS encoding metallophosphoesterase, which translates into the protein MHRTSTSTFAPLVAALMLVTGVACAGVLPRDPFLQKVGPDTATVAFRLAADCSPTVRYGVGTADQTVASVDKGRIHAVVLTGLKPATEYTYVVDACGKTTPAKHFRTAPVPGTRNVHFTAVGDFGTGGTDQKLVATAMLKMKPELFVALGDNAYSSGTESEIQNNLFTPMADLLAEVPLFASLGNHEYVTNQGQPYLDNLYLPSNNPANSERYYSFDWGHVHFVALDSNCAIGLASADRCALAAQKTWLEKDLAATTQPWKVVFFHHPPWSSGEHGSQLAMRRNFAPIFEKYGVDLVLTGHDHNYERSKPMQGDVVAAAGKGIPYLVVGGGGASLRPFATSRPDWSLIRDDQAHGFLDVNVVDGTLTANLIKTDGKVLDSFTLKKDLPPLEQPPAGTLTVTVEGERGVAPHQALFRATPPVAGAKVTWDFGDGGTAEGESVTHTYEKAGQYTVTATATQGTQPLTATAVVQVTAAPGDPGETPADPEPTDPGTDTPEEGRPGLPANPPDTTDATNAGTGSGGGGCAASPTATLLPALGLLVAGLARRRRRK